In Rhodospirillum rubrum ATCC 11170, a genomic segment contains:
- the pbpC gene encoding penicillin-binding protein 1C has translation MTPPGRRGIGRWLRRLALGGLGLALLVGAGDHLLPPDLGRLTPSTRVMAANGAVLRAFLTAEGAWRLPGDPAAVDPFYLALLQAFEDRRFASHPGVDPLAVARALGQWLANGKVISGASTLTMQTVRLLDPRPERTIAAKLVEMVRAVQLEAHLGKTGVLGAYLTLAPFGGNLEGVRAGSLAWLGKDPRRLTPGEAALLVALPQAPEALRPDRHPAAARAARDKVLERAVRDGLLDPAQAREAKAEPVPTTRRPMPFSAPHLTERLAAGAPAGAPIATTIDEGLQNRLERLARRVAVPLGPGQSLALLAAESASGRILASVGSPDYLDPERVGAIDMTRAVRSPGSALKPLLYGMAFERHIVHPETLMIDRPTRFGAYTPANFGDAHWGEVSVREALAQSLNVPAVMLLDRLGPLAFATRLQSAGIALRLPKGVERPGLPLALGGLGVRLEDLVGLFAAIDAGGAAPPLRALAGAPLPARRVLEPAAAWQVADILAGSPPPPGMILADLRQGGRTVAFKTGTSYGFRDAWAVGFDGKVTIGVWVGRPDGTPSPGAFGRATAAPLLFQAFEALEGRPPPPRSRPDGVFIGANGDLPPPLRRLDGEPPRAGRRLAVDRDALTIAFPPDGSVLDPASLVDGLALSARGGQRPLTWLVDGRPLVSPAFARTARWMPPSLPRGGALAVRVSVVDAGGQGDTAQVWIGQSPP, from the coding sequence ATGACACCGCCGGGACGGCGCGGGATCGGGCGATGGCTTCGCCGCCTCGCCCTGGGGGGCCTGGGGCTGGCGCTGCTTGTCGGCGCCGGCGACCACCTGTTGCCGCCCGATCTTGGCCGCCTGACCCCGTCAACCCGGGTGATGGCGGCCAATGGCGCCGTGCTGCGCGCCTTTCTGACCGCCGAGGGGGCTTGGCGGCTGCCCGGCGACCCGGCGGCGGTCGATCCCTTCTATCTGGCCTTGCTCCAGGCCTTTGAGGACCGGCGCTTCGCCTCTCATCCCGGCGTCGATCCCTTGGCCGTCGCGCGGGCGCTTGGGCAATGGCTGGCCAATGGCAAGGTGATCTCCGGCGCGTCGACCCTGACCATGCAGACCGTGCGGCTGCTTGATCCGCGTCCCGAGCGGACCATCGCCGCCAAACTGGTTGAAATGGTCCGGGCGGTGCAGCTTGAAGCCCATCTCGGCAAGACCGGCGTGCTGGGCGCCTATCTGACCCTGGCCCCCTTTGGCGGCAATCTGGAAGGGGTGCGCGCCGGATCGCTGGCGTGGCTGGGCAAGGATCCCCGCCGTCTGACCCCGGGCGAGGCGGCCTTGCTGGTCGCCCTGCCCCAGGCGCCCGAGGCCCTGCGCCCCGACCGCCATCCCGCCGCCGCGCGGGCGGCGCGCGACAAGGTGCTGGAGCGGGCGGTGCGCGATGGGCTGCTCGACCCGGCCCAGGCGCGCGAGGCCAAGGCCGAGCCGGTGCCGACGACGCGCCGGCCAATGCCGTTTTCCGCCCCCCATCTGACCGAACGTCTGGCCGCCGGGGCGCCGGCGGGCGCGCCGATCGCCACGACGATCGACGAGGGGCTGCAAAACCGGCTGGAGCGGTTGGCGCGGCGGGTGGCCGTGCCTTTGGGCCCCGGGCAATCGCTGGCCCTGCTGGCCGCCGAATCGGCCAGCGGCCGGATCCTGGCCAGCGTCGGCTCGCCCGATTACCTTGATCCGGAGCGGGTGGGGGCGATCGACATGACGCGGGCGGTGCGCTCGCCGGGATCGGCGCTCAAGCCGTTGCTTTACGGCATGGCCTTCGAGCGCCATATCGTCCATCCCGAGACGCTGATGATCGACCGGCCGACGCGCTTTGGCGCTTATACCCCGGCCAATTTCGGCGATGCCCATTGGGGGGAGGTCAGCGTGCGCGAGGCCCTGGCCCAATCGCTCAATGTGCCGGCGGTCATGCTGCTTGATCGCCTGGGACCGCTGGCCTTCGCCACCCGCTTGCAAAGCGCCGGCATCGCCCTGCGCCTGCCCAAAGGCGTCGAGCGGCCGGGATTGCCCTTGGCCCTGGGCGGCCTGGGGGTGAGGCTTGAAGATCTGGTGGGCCTGTTCGCCGCGATCGATGCCGGGGGCGCGGCGCCCCCCTTGCGCGCCCTTGCCGGTGCGCCCTTGCCGGCGCGCCGGGTGCTTGAGCCGGCGGCGGCTTGGCAGGTCGCCGATATCCTGGCGGGCAGTCCGCCGCCCCCGGGGATGATCCTGGCCGATCTGCGCCAGGGCGGTCGGACCGTGGCCTTCAAGACCGGCACCTCCTATGGCTTCCGCGACGCCTGGGCGGTGGGGTTTGATGGCAAGGTGACGATCGGCGTTTGGGTTGGCCGCCCCGATGGCACGCCAAGCCCCGGCGCCTTTGGCCGGGCCACCGCCGCACCCTTGCTGTTCCAGGCCTTTGAAGCGCTTGAAGGTCGGCCGCCGCCGCCGCGGTCCCGGCCCGACGGCGTGTTTATCGGCGCCAATGGCGATCTGCCGCCGCCGCTGCGCCGCTTGGACGGCGAGCCGCCGCGCGCCGGTCGGCGGCTGGCCGTCGACCGCGACGCCCTGACCATCGCCTTTCCCCCCGATGGCTCGGTCCTTGATCCGGCGTCCCTGGTCGATGGTCTGGCCCTGTCGGCGCGCGGCGGGCAAAGGCCGCTGACTTGGCTGGTCGATGGCCGGCCCCTGGTCAGCCCGGCCTTCGCCCGAACCGCCCGCTGGATGCCGCCAAGCCTTCCCCGGGGCGGCGCCCTGGCGGTCAGGGTGAGCGTGGTTGACGCCGGCGGCCAGGGGGACACGGCCCAGGTGTGGATCGGCCAATCCCCGCCGTAA
- a CDS encoding alpha-2-macroglobulin family protein encodes MITSGAPIVLARSPLGLSLRAFGALPGRARRLGIATLFGLIALVLALPLVARAADPVASDAATAQALADLGREAEGLKANVLYVVENDGQRAQAKAAEARGKAERGEWDGAVDAWEQALRAGLKQADRWLILADFYDKAEGAEPRAVAAAFLAIAEAAGGEARALAQTRTAELLMAAERDDVALALFRRAQASHPTPRAANGIAALGGTGLAIRRTLVEADRDLPRLCLDLTAAPAAIDLAPYVKIEPAVPVAVSATGKRLCIDGLPHGQTVGVTLREGLPTLTGATLARSLTLEARIANRAPRVAFAGNAYILPARGARDVAVRTVNVDQLWLTLLRVNDRGLAGLLRDHDLNSMVSGGDLRDIAEDSGEKIWEGKLDIDAALNRETATAIPLATILPDPRPGLYLLAAEDRLRGSTPWWNQPSQWLLVTDIGLQSAVGLDGLSVFARSLSSGRALVGASVTLVARNNAEVASAVTDRNGMVRFQPAQLSGRDGKTPTWVMVYGPAGDFAYLDVTGPAFDLSDRGVGGREAPGPLDAFLYTERGIYRPGETVHLAGLLRDSGARGLSGLPLTVKILRPDGVQVDRQVLSDQGVGAYGADIPLLKEARSGRWEITAHVDPAAPPIGRVSFVVEDFVPQTMEVTLKTTATALDLTTGEPSAATASVAVQADYFYGAPVASQPVTSEVVLSADPEPFAAFKGFTFGLAQEEVEPRRFDLEPTLTNAKGAATLAVALDGAPDTSHPLRALVRTSVIDAGGRGAARTLVLPVRHQPMAVGIKARFEGDSLAEGATPAFDLAAVNPAGAPVGQRPLDWVLYEEVSRYTWYENGGAWNYRRTVSDEVRASGRVMTAANGLAEVAVPVGFGAFRLEVSDGGGSLAASSQRFRAGWWVAGSDSRDTPDTLKVTREAEAYRPGERARLRLEAPFAGHALVSVVTDRLLDVLDVPLPEGGLTVELPVTEAWGVGAYVVVTAFRPGENAGLRGPGRAMGVAWVPVDMTRRTLSVALEAPQTVLPRQRLEVPVQVAGGQGPVFLTLAAVDEGILQLTDFQSPDPVAYYYGKRSLGLAYRDAYGRLLEGTNARPGRLREGGDASGRHLMGLPRSSVETVSLFSGIVAVGKDGRALVPVDIPDFTGRLRLMAVAFSGAGVGHGEAAVTVRDPMVAMATLPRFLAPGDRSFLSVSLDNIDGPAGVWTLAAVGEGALSVPEGPRAVDLAKGGRDLVRLAVEGLNPGPGTLRLAITAPTGERREKTWSFDVRPGAPRMTLAHRLDLGGHGRARLDGGLLEGFFRQGVEGTLTLSSVPNLDPIGNASALRAYPYGCLEQTVSRAWVALYGHDLDTPALWKGWSGKDVLATEIARVIALQRPDGGFALWSSSGGLDPWLSAYALEFLLRAREEKAAVPDFVVERGLAYLDDAIADGDFSDAGLPAAAYAHYVLARAGAMDLGRLRYFADTYLARMPTPLARVQTAAALSLLGDGPRAVAALKQGLGDRARLVSDRDDWDYGSALRDRAATLALGIETGLLGDDALATADTLADTLARTPHPSTQERGWLVLAARALARQQGSVAATVDGVGVDSGRTTVTLPLSIQDLGEGVDIVNGGDRALRVVASLDGQPEAPPPAASEGLTIDRRFLTLAGEAVDPTKVRQNDLLVALITGSATDPKVIARERGNRLLVVDLLPAGVEIENPRIGAGAPGSEGLSWLPELTDTTHVEARDDRYVASVDIDAKTPTFTLAYVVRAVSPGSFVVPGAAVEDMDRPALRANQGAGRLSIAAR; translated from the coding sequence TGGCTGATTCTCGCCGATTTCTATGACAAGGCCGAAGGGGCCGAACCGCGCGCCGTGGCCGCCGCCTTTCTGGCGATCGCCGAGGCCGCCGGCGGGGAAGCCCGCGCCCTGGCCCAGACGCGGACCGCCGAATTGCTGATGGCCGCCGAGCGCGATGACGTGGCCTTGGCGTTGTTCCGCCGCGCCCAGGCCAGCCATCCCACCCCGCGCGCCGCCAACGGCATCGCCGCCCTCGGCGGAACCGGTTTGGCGATCCGGCGGACTCTGGTTGAAGCCGACCGCGATCTGCCCCGCTTGTGTCTGGATCTGACCGCCGCCCCCGCCGCCATCGATCTCGCGCCCTATGTCAAGATCGAGCCCGCCGTGCCGGTGGCGGTTAGCGCCACCGGCAAGCGCCTGTGCATCGACGGCCTGCCCCACGGCCAGACGGTCGGCGTGACGCTGCGCGAAGGGCTGCCGACGCTGACCGGCGCCACCTTGGCCCGCTCCTTGACCCTTGAGGCGCGTATCGCCAACCGCGCCCCCCGCGTCGCCTTCGCCGGCAACGCCTATATCCTGCCGGCGCGCGGGGCCCGCGATGTCGCGGTGCGCACGGTCAATGTCGATCAACTGTGGTTGACCCTGCTGCGGGTCAACGACCGGGGCTTGGCCGGACTGCTGCGCGACCATGATTTGAATTCGATGGTGTCGGGCGGCGATCTGCGCGACATCGCCGAGGATTCGGGCGAAAAGATCTGGGAAGGCAAGCTCGATATCGACGCCGCCCTGAACCGCGAGACGGCGACGGCCATTCCCCTCGCCACCATCCTGCCCGATCCCCGCCCCGGTCTTTACCTGCTGGCCGCCGAGGACCGTTTGCGCGGCTCGACGCCCTGGTGGAACCAGCCTTCGCAATGGCTGCTGGTCACCGATATCGGCTTGCAGAGCGCGGTCGGCCTGGATGGGTTGTCGGTTTTCGCCCGCTCGCTGTCGAGCGGCCGGGCCCTGGTCGGGGCCTCGGTCACCCTGGTCGCGCGCAACAACGCCGAGGTCGCCAGCGCCGTTACCGATCGCAACGGCATGGTCCGCTTCCAGCCCGCCCAGTTGAGCGGCCGCGACGGCAAGACGCCGACCTGGGTGATGGTCTATGGCCCGGCCGGCGATTTCGCCTATCTCGATGTCACCGGTCCGGCCTTCGATCTGTCCGATCGCGGCGTCGGCGGCCGCGAGGCCCCCGGTCCGCTCGACGCCTTCCTCTATACCGAGCGCGGCATCTACCGGCCGGGCGAGACGGTTCATCTCGCCGGGTTGTTGCGCGATTCGGGGGCGCGCGGGCTGTCGGGCCTGCCTTTGACCGTGAAGATCCTGCGTCCCGATGGCGTTCAGGTCGACCGCCAAGTCTTGAGCGATCAGGGGGTGGGAGCCTATGGCGCCGATATTCCCCTTCTCAAGGAAGCGCGCAGCGGACGGTGGGAGATCACCGCCCACGTCGATCCCGCCGCGCCGCCGATCGGCCGGGTGTCGTTCGTGGTCGAGGATTTCGTGCCCCAGACCATGGAGGTCACCCTCAAGACCACCGCCACGGCCCTTGATCTGACGACGGGCGAGCCGTCGGCAGCGACGGCTTCGGTCGCGGTGCAGGCCGATTATTTCTACGGCGCCCCGGTGGCGTCGCAGCCGGTGACCTCGGAAGTGGTGCTGAGCGCCGATCCCGAGCCCTTCGCCGCCTTCAAGGGCTTCACCTTCGGTCTGGCCCAGGAGGAGGTCGAACCCCGGCGCTTCGATCTGGAGCCGACGCTAACCAACGCCAAGGGCGCGGCCACCCTGGCCGTCGCCCTGGATGGCGCGCCCGATACCTCGCACCCCTTGCGCGCCCTGGTGCGCACCAGCGTGATCGATGCCGGGGGCCGGGGGGCGGCGCGCACCCTGGTGCTGCCGGTTCGCCATCAGCCGATGGCCGTCGGCATCAAGGCCCGTTTCGAGGGGGACTCCCTGGCCGAGGGGGCGACCCCGGCCTTTGATCTGGCCGCCGTGAACCCGGCCGGCGCCCCCGTCGGCCAGCGGCCGCTCGATTGGGTGCTCTATGAAGAGGTCAGCCGCTACACCTGGTATGAAAACGGCGGCGCCTGGAACTACCGCCGCACCGTCAGCGACGAGGTGCGCGCCTCGGGACGGGTGATGACCGCCGCCAATGGTCTGGCCGAGGTCGCCGTGCCCGTCGGCTTTGGCGCCTTCCGCCTTGAGGTGTCCGATGGCGGCGGGTCGCTCGCCGCCTCGTCCCAGCGCTTCCGCGCCGGCTGGTGGGTGGCCGGGTCCGACAGCCGCGATACCCCCGATACGCTGAAGGTCACCCGCGAGGCCGAGGCCTATCGGCCCGGCGAGCGGGCGCGTCTGCGCCTGGAGGCGCCTTTCGCCGGTCACGCCCTGGTTTCGGTGGTTACCGATCGTTTGCTTGATGTGCTTGACGTGCCGCTGCCCGAAGGCGGGCTGACGGTGGAATTGCCGGTCACCGAGGCCTGGGGGGTGGGCGCCTATGTGGTGGTCACCGCCTTCCGCCCCGGGGAGAACGCCGGATTGCGCGGTCCCGGGCGGGCGATGGGCGTGGCCTGGGTGCCCGTCGACATGACGCGGCGAACCCTGTCGGTTGCGCTCGAGGCGCCGCAAACCGTGTTGCCGCGCCAGCGTCTGGAGGTGCCGGTTCAGGTGGCGGGCGGCCAGGGTCCGGTGTTCCTGACCCTGGCCGCCGTCGATGAGGGCATCTTGCAACTGACCGATTTCCAAAGCCCTGATCCGGTCGCTTATTATTATGGCAAGCGCAGCCTGGGGCTGGCCTACCGGGATGCTTATGGCCGGTTGCTTGAAGGCACCAACGCCCGCCCGGGCCGTTTGCGCGAAGGCGGCGACGCCTCGGGGCGTCACCTGATGGGGCTGCCGCGCAGTTCGGTTGAAACCGTCTCCCTGTTCTCGGGGATCGTCGCCGTCGGCAAGGATGGGCGGGCGCTGGTGCCCGTCGATATCCCCGATTTCACCGGCCGGCTGCGGCTGATGGCCGTGGCCTTTTCCGGCGCCGGCGTCGGTCACGGCGAAGCGGCGGTAACGGTGCGCGATCCGATGGTGGCGATGGCGACGCTGCCGCGCTTCCTGGCGCCGGGCGATCGCTCCTTCCTTAGCGTCTCGCTTGATAACATCGATGGCCCGGCCGGCGTCTGGACGCTTGCCGCCGTGGGCGAGGGCGCCTTGAGCGTGCCCGAGGGGCCGCGCGCCGTCGATCTGGCCAAGGGCGGCCGCGATCTGGTGCGTCTGGCCGTGGAGGGGCTCAACCCGGGCCCGGGCACCTTGCGGCTGGCGATCACCGCGCCGACCGGCGAGCGCCGGGAAAAGACCTGGAGCTTCGACGTGCGCCCCGGCGCGCCCCGGATGACGCTGGCCCATCGCCTCGATCTCGGCGGTCACGGCCGCGCCCGTCTGGACGGCGGCCTGCTTGAGGGCTTTTTCCGCCAGGGCGTCGAAGGGACTTTGACCCTGTCGTCGGTGCCCAACCTCGATCCGATCGGCAATGCCTCGGCCCTGCGGGCTTATCCCTATGGCTGCCTGGAACAGACCGTCAGCCGGGCCTGGGTGGCGCTTTATGGCCATGACCTGGATACCCCGGCGCTGTGGAAGGGCTGGAGCGGCAAGGACGTGCTGGCGACCGAGATCGCCCGGGTGATCGCCCTCCAGCGCCCCGATGGCGGCTTCGCCCTGTGGTCCTCGTCGGGGGGGCTTGATCCCTGGCTGTCGGCCTATGCCCTGGAATTCCTGCTGCGCGCCCGCGAGGAAAAGGCCGCCGTGCCCGATTTCGTCGTGGAACGCGGTTTGGCCTATCTCGATGACGCCATCGCTGATGGCGATTTCTCCGATGCCGGCCTGCCGGCGGCGGCCTATGCCCATTACGTTCTGGCCCGCGCCGGGGCGATGGACCTGGGGCGCTTGCGCTATTTCGCCGATACCTATCTGGCGCGGATGCCCACGCCCTTGGCTCGGGTGCAAACCGCCGCCGCCCTGTCGCTGCTGGGCGACGGACCGCGCGCCGTCGCCGCCCTGAAACAGGGGCTGGGCGACCGGGCGCGGTTGGTCAGCGATCGCGACGATTGGGATTATGGCTCGGCCCTGCGCGACCGCGCCGCTACCCTGGCGCTCGGCATCGAGACCGGCCTGCTCGGCGATGATGCCCTGGCGACGGCCGATACCCTGGCCGACACCCTGGCCCGCACCCCCCATCCGTCGACCCAGGAACGCGGCTGGCTGGTGCTCGCCGCCCGCGCCCTGGCCCGCCAGCAGGGATCGGTCGCCGCGACGGTGGACGGTGTGGGCGTCGATAGCGGCCGCACCACGGTGACCCTGCCCCTGAGCATCCAAGACCTGGGCGAAGGGGTGGATATCGTCAATGGCGGCGACCGGGCGCTGCGCGTCGTCGCCTCGCTTGACGGCCAGCCCGAGGCGCCGCCGCCGGCGGCCAGCGAGGGGTTGACCATCGACCGTCGCTTCCTGACCCTGGCCGGCGAGGCGGTGGATCCGACCAAGGTGCGCCAGAACGATCTGCTGGTGGCGCTGATCACCGGCTCGGCCACCGATCCCAAGGTCATCGCCCGTGAAAGGGGCAATCGCCTGCTGGTGGTCGATCTGCTGCCCGCCGGGGTCGAGATCGAAAACCCGCGGATCGGCGCCGGGGCGCCGGGGAGCGAGGGGCTGTCCTGGCTGCCGGAGCTGACGGACACCACCCACGTCGAAGCCCGCGACGATCGCTATGTCGCCTCCGTCGATATCGACGCCAAGACGCCGACGTTCACCCTGGCCTATGTGGTGCGCGCCGTCAGCCCGGGAAGCTTCGTTGTTCCCGGCGCCGCCGTCGAGGATATGGATCGCCCGGCCTTGCGGGCTAATCAGGGGGCGGGGCGGCTGTCGATCGCCGCCCGCTGA
- a CDS encoding tetratricopeptide repeat protein, with the protein MRSFVLSLCLALGAFAPLSLAAEGALSEAIESPTPGAGLEGAEVLGDLAPAEGAFLAEEAPRVAVAGGSAARLVEEGYRALAEGRTAEALAAYRAATRAAPALAEAHLGLGASLQALGRPTEAAGAYERALALRPGDALARARLVAVLGDLAPGIALERLGRLAVAYPDDAEITGRIGLQLMRQGRPLAALGAFEQAAALAPGDPVRQVNLAVAADRAGQAARALAAYRKAVTLLRAGGETAGVDLAALSRRARWLEVRLEGVTP; encoded by the coding sequence ATGCGCAGCTTCGTCCTTTCGCTCTGCCTTGCTCTTGGCGCTTTCGCCCCGCTTTCCTTGGCGGCGGAGGGGGCCTTGTCCGAGGCGATCGAGTCGCCGACCCCGGGGGCCGGGCTGGAGGGCGCCGAGGTTCTGGGCGATCTGGCACCGGCCGAAGGGGCGTTCTTGGCCGAAGAGGCGCCGCGGGTCGCCGTGGCCGGCGGGTCGGCCGCCCGTCTGGTCGAAGAGGGCTATCGCGCCCTGGCGGAGGGCCGCACGGCCGAGGCCCTTGCCGCCTATCGCGCCGCCACCCGGGCGGCGCCGGCCTTGGCCGAAGCCCATCTTGGCCTGGGGGCCAGCCTTCAGGCCCTGGGTCGGCCAACCGAGGCGGCCGGCGCCTATGAGCGGGCCCTGGCCCTGCGGCCGGGCGATGCCCTTGCCCGGGCCCGGCTGGTCGCCGTTTTGGGCGATCTGGCGCCCGGGATCGCCCTGGAGCGCCTGGGCCGTCTTGCCGTCGCCTATCCCGATGACGCCGAAATCACCGGCCGAATCGGTTTACAGTTAATGCGCCAGGGGCGTCCCTTGGCCGCGCTTGGCGCTTTTGAACAGGCTGCTGCCCTGGCGCCGGGCGATCCGGTGCGTCAGGTCAATCTGGCGGTGGCCGCCGACAGGGCGGGGCAGGCGGCGCGCGCCCTTGCCGCCTATCGCAAGGCGGTGACGCTGCTGCGCGCCGGGGGCGAGACCGCCGGAGTCGATCTCGCGGCGCTGTCGCGGCGGGCGCGTTGGCTGGAAGTTCGTTTGGAGGGTGTCACACCATGA